In the Bacteroidales bacterium genome, AACCGTTGATTTGTCCTTCCTGCTCATTGGTTAATGATACCTCACCATTAGTTTATAATTCTTATCTATAAAATTTTAAGGAATGAAAGATTTAGCTACCGGCAACCCGAGGCACGAGATACGAGGCGCTTTGCCCTGAATTCTGAGCGTTATGCTCTGCGCTCTGAGCTCTGAGCAATTAACTTTCTTCCACCCTATGCTGCTACAACCAACTCGGGACCCGGAACCCGGGACTCGAAACGCTTCGCTCTTTGCTCTTTGCCCTGCGCCCTTCGCTCTTCGCTCTTCGCTCTTCGCTCTCTGCCCTGCGCTTTCGTATTACAAATTATTTTTCCTAAATTTGTGCGCTTGATTAAGGAAACGAACAACTGCCTATGGAGGAACACAAGCTAAAGCAGGCTGCTGAGCTGATTGTGCAATCCAAACACAATACAGGATTTACAGGGGCTGGTGTTTCCGTGGAAAGCGGTATTCCACCTTTTCGGGGTGAAAATGGATTGTGGGACAAATATGATCCGGGAATTCTTGATCTGAATTATTTTTATTCTCACCCCGAACAAGCCTGGCCGGTTATTAAAGAGATTTTTTATGAATTTTTCGGGAGCGCCCGGCCCAATGAGGCTCATAAAGCCCTGGCCGAGCTTGAAAAGATGGGCTTGCTACAAAGCATCATCACCCAGAATATTGACAATTTGCATCAGGAAGCGGGAAGTACGAGGGTGTACGAATTCCATGGGAATTCCAGATATCTCGTATGTCAGAAATGCAACGAGAAGTTTGAGGTGAACA is a window encoding:
- a CDS encoding NAD-dependent deacylase, which encodes MEEHKLKQAAELIVQSKHNTGFTGAGVSVESGIPPFRGENGLWDKYDPGILDLNYFYSHPEQAWPVIKEIFYEFFGSARPNEAHKALAELEKMGLLQSIITQNIDNLHQEAGSTRVYEFHGNSRYLVCQKCNEKFEVNKEFLEHMPPRCEKCGSVLKPDFIFFGEMIPQYAYQKSVEEARKAEVFIVIGTTGEVVPASLIPQMAKENGVQIIEVNPNPSAFSHSLTDVFLQGKATEVMSELLQEVKRMQ